In Mugil cephalus isolate CIBA_MC_2020 chromosome 11, CIBA_Mcephalus_1.1, whole genome shotgun sequence, the genomic window GTCTGCCTCTACATCCATGCATGATGAAGCATAATCAAAAGTGAGTGGGATTAATCTGGTGAGATCACAGCCAGTAATAGATCAAATGTGGCTACAGTGgctataaaaaatattcatccTATTCAGTGCTTTTACAAATGGAATTAtggtaaaattaaaatgacaaaaaaaaaaaaactcttaacaGTCGAAGAGGAAACATATTTCTACCAAGTTATTAAAAGTATATGTTTTTTGAATACTGGGTTAATTGGGGTATTAGGACAAAATATAAACCTATACACGTGTATGCCAACAGCAACCACaacagaaatgtcttttctgacattttaaagacaaCAAGTCTATTGAAAAGATCAAAGTATTCATTAGTTGTAGTAAAAGTGCCTTGAATGAGGCTAGAATCTCTGTACCTGTAATACTCGTCCTGGGTGAGGgagtggtggtgatggtggtggatCCACTGCTGTTCCAGGGCCAGTCTCTGGATCTGCAGCTCTGCGCTCTGGGCCTGCTGCATGGCCTGGAGCTGATGGGCTGCTGACATGGGACCAGTGAGGGAGGAAGGCTGTGGCAGGTCACGGAAAGGAGCACCTATAATTAAAAccgagaggaaagaggaggagcaggtggggGTAAAAGTGGTCACTCATCACCATCAGGGTCAAAACGCTTCTTCATAAACTTTttaaacactgtgtttttagagaaagaaaactgaacgAGTACATGGACGAGGAGCCTTCTCCTCACCGAACAGCTGTTGGCGGAGCACCTCGCTGTCAGTGAGGGGGTGAGCCAGGATGGGGGTGCCTATTGTGGCTCCTGGGTAAGGGAGGCGTGCCAAAGGAGACCCCGACGCCAACGGGTCCATCAGGGGGTGAACCCCGCCCGCCGCTGGATGCCAGTGATGTAATAGGAAATACAGgagatatttaaaaatgagtcAAAGCATGATGCACACAACATGGGAAGACATTATTGTTGCATCATAGGGATTTTtggtaacacaaacacattagaAATCTGCATATACTGACATTAAGGTTCTTGCCAATGTGGCTGATTTCCATACTGTGCAATTCACTTTTGCTTTTACTGTTGACGCCAAACATAATTCTGATGAGAGTGATATCTCTGAGCAACTCTGATCAAATGTCTCAGAGAGAAAACTATAGGCAGCTTCTCCGGCATTCAGAGGAAAGCGGTGTTCAAGCTCTTCACTAATGCAAAATCTATTACACTGTAGTTGAAGGATAAGGCTGgcactattttttcttttacttcttttaaCAAGAACCGTCAGTTTACCACACTTTCTGACTCCTCTGCCCTGTCTGTGGCAGCCCCAAGCACATTTGTGTAACATGTTCCTAAATAAACATGTCAATCTTTAAAACTGGGTCACAAATATATAGTTTTGCATTTTAGTATTATCTCAAGTGTtaacacatttgcatttgttttgcgCTATTTTTAGATGCTGATAGAGGCACACAGTGGCGTGTCAGTCCCATAATCCCTGCAGGATGGTGTAAAACATCTACACTGTTTATGTTAATTTTAAAGAAGGAACGTGTCATCCAGTGCAGTGGTGTGGCTCTGAGCGCTCTTTTTAGCACTGTCTCCTTTCTATAGACCTGAACCAGCATTATCCTTTTGGTTTTTAGAAAACACATCTAGCATGCATGGACTCTAACGGGAGTTTTGACTCGAAAACATATCTGTGAAATCTGAAGTTTGATGAGGGTTGTCAATGGCAGCATTGTTAGTAGCAGTGGGTACCTGTGTCTTGCTGGTGCAGGTGAAGATGTGAGTGGATGTGTGAATGCTGGTGATGATGAGGCGTCACATTTAACATCTGAAGACGCCCCAGATTCTCTCCTCCACTTGCTCCACCTGTTCCGCCTCCACTTCCCCCTCCGCCTCCACCACttcctcccctttctctctccctctctctttctcgctctctgTCCCCAAAGGCCGGTAAAGCtgctctgtccctgtccctttccctctccctctccctctcccgctctcttTCTCCACTCCTGTCTCGCTCATAAGAGGCAGGAGAGCGAGTGGGAGTGGGGTAGGTCTCAGGGGGAGCAGCTGGGGCAGGGGCTGGTGGCAGATGAGAGGACAGGGAGCTGGGAAAAGAAGAATGGGGGACTGGGTGATGAAGTGAGGAGGCGTTGGAGGTTGGCGGAGCAGGTGGAGGGGGGACTGgcggaggtgctgcaggggctGCCGGGGCAGGGGGTGCAGCCGGAGGAGCAGATGAAGGgtgagaggggagagagggtgGGAGGACTGAAGAAGGGGGTGGATTAGATAGGGACTGCGGGACAGGAGGGTTGGGAGGTCGAGTTACCGGGGCAAGGGTTGGGTTCTGGAGGTGTGGGGGGCCAGGTGGAGCTGTGGGAGGAGGAGTACCATAGAGTGACACCTCATTAGCTCCTGCTGCACCACCTCCTAGGAGAAGGGAGTGTGCATGGGCGTGGGCATTGGCATGGGCATGTGCATGGGCATGAGCATGGGCGTGAGCGTGAGCATGGGCATGAGAGTGTGAATGAGCAAGAGCAAGAGCAGCGGGATCAGCTATGGACCCTGGTGGGTAAACCCGCTCATCGCTCTTAAATTCAAACCCCGGTTTTATCCGATCTCGATGCGCAGCCATTGCATGAGGAAAGCCTACTCCTCCTAGCCCTGCGCCCCCTATCCCTCCGGGTACTGGTCCTCCTGCCACCCCAGGGTGGCCAGCGACTCCTGGACCACCTTCAAGGCTACCACCATACAAAAAGCCcaagatggctgctgctgtagctgcatCTGTAGGCAGGTGGTGTGGGTGGCCTAAAGCATGATTCTGAAATTGAGGAAGAAAGAATGAGGGGTGGACATGAGGATGACCATGGTGGACTTGTGGGTGGTGCGCCTGGGCACGACTTGCTACCCCGAGTGGAGACATAGCGTGGGGGCGAGCATATTCGCTCAGAGTTCTCAGAGCTGGGGTGTCAGGGCCCAAGTAAGGTCCCCCCAATCCTATTCCCAGTGCCCCTTGGGGACCTCCAACAACTGCTGATGTCCCACTCATGGATGGtaggaggagggagtgggggaTAGAGTGAGAGAGTGTGGGGTGGAGATGGTGTGTTGGAGCAAGGTGAGCATGAGGATGTGAGGGATGGTGCtgggggtgagggggaggaTGGGAGACAGGGTtgccagaggaagaagaggaggaagacgaaggGTCAAGGATGATAGAGGATGAGGAAGGGAAGAAGAGTGAGGAGCCCTGGCGACCCCCTCCGGCAGCGTTGATGTCCTTCTGCTGCTGAAGAGAAAACAGGAGAAGACAGTAAATCACATGTGCTCCGATCTGCTTTACTCCattcttattataattatcaATTTAATCTACGCCAAATCCATTCAACCTGACAGGCTATATAATTATCAGCCTCAAATGTTCACACCTGTAGATGTCGATCGAGTTCCCTCTCGCGCTcacgctccctctctctttccctctccttttctcttaGGTCTCTGGCCCGCTGCTCCACCTCCCTGCGGGCCCTTTCAATCATCTCATTCCTCTTCTTCCACAATTTGGAGCCATCTAATGGGACAAAGAGGACATCACTGCGGGCGCAGGAGTTCCCAGCGCCACGGTCAAGGACTTTGTGAAACCTAGGATCATGAGACACAGCAGTGTTGTTCATCATCATTACAACCATCCAGGGTCAGTATCACCATCATAATAATTACTGTTAATTACAGGGGACTGTGCATAATGACATGTTAACAGTCCCAAGAGGACGAtaaagaagacatttttgaCTTTACCGTGCTGACTGACTGGCGTGGATAGGAATGTCTACTGGTTTTGGTTCAGGAGAGGGGCTTCTCAACATCGGTGGTGGGctttcactttcttctctctcttctattGGTTCTTCTTTAATGACAGGCGTGGGAAGTGGGCCTGACTCCAAATGTCCATCCCCACCAGAGGTGGAGGCAGGTGTTGatatgctgttgttgttggtggcgGAGTTGTTAAGAGGTGGAGGTCCCTTTGAGACGTTTTGAGGTGAGAGTGACTGTGAACTGCTATTGTTGCTGTTGGGTGCGCTACTGTTGCTACTGTTGTTCGCCATGTTACTGCCGCTGTTTCCATTGGAATGATATGACCCACTGAATGGAGGGTGGTTGTTCAAAGTGCCATGGAAAGGGGACGGGCGGCATCCAGGAGAACAGCTGGACGACACACCTGGGGCCGGAATAGGGATGTTGGGCGCagaggaggaaccaggaggaaAAGATGAGAAGGCGCCCATTTGATTGGTGGAGGGGCTGGGTAAGGGAGACAGGGGTGTTGGAGGAGTCTGGGCAGAGGACTGGTAGTGTGGGGGACGTACGCCGAGTGCCATGCCTGAAGGGGGTGGCTGGCCATGGGAGGCCTGCGGCGGAGCTAAAGGAGgttgaggtggaggagggggataAGGAGCGTTGGCCGGGTGTCCATGATGgctggaagaagaggaaggagacagTGCAGGAGGTTGAGTTGGACCTCCACGGTTTTGGTATAGAGCAGACTCTCGTAGGTttgagtctctctctctgtctctgggcCCAGACTGGTAGTGGGGAtgaggtgggtgggggtgttGAGTTCCTCCAGGCCCTGAATACTCTCGTCCCAGACTTTGAGTTACCCCAGGGGAGTTTAGGTACTCTCTATTTGTGCCAGTAGAAGAGGGTGTCGCAGTAGGAAAGTCTTTCCCTCCAGTGGAAGGATACTCTCTGTGAAAGTGGTCTGCACTAGAGGAGGCCGTTTGTGTCTGGTCCATGGGAGGAGGGAAGTCCCGGTTCGATGAGTTTGGGGGATGTGAGTGTGGGTGTGGGGGCAGGGAAGAATGGGAAGGGTGACTGGGATTGTTTTGGGGTGATGCAGGTGGGTCACGGTTCAGCATAGGGGTAACCGGTAGCCCGCTGGTTGAACTTGGGGGGTTTCCCTGTTGGATGGAGCTGTTGTTAGGGTTACTGTTGCTTGCAACATCTCTTGTCTGGCCCCCAAACTCATTCCATCTGCTCCCATCTTTGTCTCTGGGAAGCCCCCCTCCAGCTCCACTCGGGACAAAGTCTCTAGTCTGGTTTTGGTTCGGCAGATTAAACTCCCTTCCTCCTTCACGTTCCCGTTCACGATCCCTGTCTCTGAAAGCTGGACCAAAGTCTCTTCTTTCTGGACCCAAGTTAGGTCCATCTCTCCCAGAAACTTGGAAGTCCCGGTTCTGACCGACTGGCAGACCACCAAACTCCCTGCCTTGGATGTTGGGTCCACCCATCCCACCACAAGCACTGTTACTATTTCCCCCGCTGCTATTGTTGCTGCCATTGCCAATGGGAGCAGAGAACTCCCTGTTGATCTCCCTCCCCCCACACTCCCCCCtcactcctctctccctctctcctgcagcccccctctctctgtcccctcCCCCTCCAGCGTACCTGGGAAGGTACTCCCTgtgggggtgagggtgaggatgggggaggtaagaggggtgggaggaggagtggcGAGAGGATGGAGGGTTGTAAACAGAGGGaagttgctgctgctgaactGGGGGCTGGTGCTGTGGTTGGTGTGGGTGGTGGTTGCCAGGGTAACGGGTGTAGCCCCAGCTCCCCTGGCAACCAGTTGCTGTGCCACCCTGCCAGCTGGTGGAGCTGTAGTGGTGAGGGTGGGTGGAGGGCTGGGTCTGGGGTTGGGTCTGGGACTGTGGCTGGGGGCCAGTCTGTGgcagcagagaaggaggagcgGACTGAGCCTTGTCCAGGAGTTTGTCTGCCTTTTCTATTTTGTCCCTTTCTGTCTTAACCTCAGAAGGAAGGGTTTGTCCCCCAAGCTCCAAAGGCTTGagggcaggtggaggaggaagaggaggaggcaaaGAGTGGGGAATGTTTGAGTTGTTATGAGAAAAATCCCCTCCGGAGATTGTTGTCTTGCTCACGCACTGTGTGCTGGATTTGGAAGTCATTCTGCTGCCGCTAAGTGCACCTTCAACACCAGTTGGTCCACCATACTCAACTTTACACATTAATTTGGAGTCCAGGGAGAAATATGATTTCCTCCCACTATTGCTGTCATTTGATGAATCTCCTGCTCCACGGAGAGAGGGAGTCAGACCAGAGGAAGAGCAGGGAGTGGAGGGAGGCTTAAGAGATGGACAGTCCTCAATTCTTGCATCAACATCTctcttttctccatctccacaggactcctcccctctcccctctcgtAGCACCCTCCTATCCTCTCCTGCAACCTTCCCCGCTCCACCCTCTTTACTTTTCTCCCGTTCTCCTTGCTTTGGTGAGTCAGGGCCGTCGGAATCGGAGTCCAGGCTACCCAGAGGGGAAGCAGAGAGGCTTGGGGATGAGGAACGATTGTCCTGGTCTATATCCCGCCCGCTGCTCAGACTACTACTGCTATTGGCCAGGCTCCCTACAACTGAACTCCTGCTGCCCTGGGATTGGCCATCTTCATTGTCACTCTCACGGGATTGGCTGGCAACTGAGGTTGGAGGTGGGACAGTGGAAGGAGCCGAGCTGTCAGTCGAGTGTGTTGAGGTTGGAGGGTTTGGAGTAGAGGCCGAATCCTGACAAGAGAGGATCATTTATGGATGAGgggaacatttacattttgagaGTTTTGTAATATTAGGTGGTTATGCATTTGTGGAAGATTAGAGTTTTAGCCCAGACAGCGCCTTTGGGTTGTTTAGTTGAATCAAAGATTTATAATTGCTCTTTATATAACAAGTTGATGAAATGTAACACAAACCTGAACTTTCTGCCTCTTTGGAGGAGACACAAGTTCCTCCCCCTCACTCTCTGATGAATCATGCCCTTGTGATCTGCGACTGAAGCGATTCCCAGCCAATTCCTCACCAGCACCTCTTTgctaaaacaacacaagacTTTTAATTCTGTAGTGATGCATTTGAATCCGTAATAGAGCGATGTCTGTTTTTAGAACAAAGCAACGCGAtcatgtacacaaacacgcatACATAGAACTTCAACATCAAATATGAAACATCAAAGATTTCAAGACTGCTAAGgtgtaaaacacaaaaccaatTCTGACACTGCAAAGGTTCGTCTGTGGCAATCACACGGATGACTCATACACTCAGACAGCAcgcacacaaccacacacagagaATTCAATACACAGGGAGAGTTCTTTATTGTTCATGACTCTTGTACTTGCTTGCACAAATATAAACTTAAGGACAAGACGGGGACAGGAAATAATAGACACAAGAGGTGGCCTCTAACCGTTTGTCTGTCGCTGCGTTCAGGGCGGGTGGGACTTGGGTGCGGGCGTCTACCCCTTCTCTCCTCACTTGCCCCCCGCCGTCGCCCACTCCGCATGGGCATCTGTAAACCAAAGTCCAatagaagaggaaaagaggaaatacaGGGGAAAGTATTAAAACGGGGTTAGAGGAATAAGGTTTGATAGAAAAATAAGGATTCAAGGAGCGGATTCAAAGAGTGAATTTAAGGTGGCTTGTATCAAGGTGAACAGAGGAACAAcagagtgaaggaaggaagaaaaagggTGGGGAAGGACCAGGAAATGAATATATAGACACATTACTGCCTCtcagaacaaaataaatcatttcacgTTAAAATATTAtcacatataaaaaatgtgctgcagttCTACTCCCACATACTACATGCAGAATAACATTGGTACATTGTACTTGGCCTTGTGCGTACCGATTCTTTATGTGtccttgttttcattatttcttctttataGCACCCATTTTACAACACAAGTCATTGCAGGGACTGAACTGGATCCAGTTGCTTACTGACTGGTCTGTGTTACACCATGAGAGCTACCAAAACCTGTGAAGAAGCATAAACAAAGAAGGCATGGTTCAGTCTGCATCGAAATCCTGCTGAGAATTCATTATCAtgccataaaaaacaaaacggcAGTTCACGGAAAAATAGGGATGGAAGAAATAAACGGTATTATTCGCTGTATGCGCTTAGTGCGAAGCTCAGGAATTTGTGACACGATAAAAACATCTGAGTTTACAACTGCAAGAGCACGGTTACAACATTTAAATTCCCAGCATGCTTCACACTGTATCAGCACAACTGCTTTTTGCTGCGCGCACAACAGTCTCCTCTCTGCCCTCTGCCTTCACCACAGAAGACCAAAACCACAGGCACAATAGGTTAACCCACTCTCACGGGCAGAACGCACTGGTTTGAGTGCAGCTACAACAATGCAGATAACAGATGCAGAGGAGAGAAGGTGCTGATTGGTAGACTGCCTTTTTGGATTGCAGTCTGCAGAAGACTGCTGCGAACTCCAGCAAACATCTTGGGTAAAAACGGGGGCCACACCCCCCTCCTTCCACCTTCACTACAACAACCCAAACCCACAGCCACTTGTGGTTAACCCACATGACCTGGTTATGGTCAATAGAATCACATGCTTATTTATTCACCGTGCCAGCCTTTAGGGAAATGCACAATGTCAAGATCTATCCTTCATCCATCAGGTTGTGCTTGACAACATAGTTGGACTACTCTGCAGGGGCCCGTCTAATCCATTCATTCATGGGCCACTATGATGAAAAAATGGCTCATGGATATTGAATGAGGATAAAAATAGAGCACACCGCTGGATGAAGAAAGATATATTCGGCTGAGCAGTTAGCAGAGTACATGCACACTCTCCTCTGTAGCCAgtaaatgtgagtgtgtgtgtgttcaaatgcaaataaagtAAGCTCTGGTAAATCCTGGAGCAGCTCCACTACACATGGCTATGCATTAATTATTAGTGCATGCTGCAGTGACTGATTCAGCCTTAAGAGTAAAATCCTTACTGTACACACTCCCATATGCAATACAGAAAAAACGGCACATGCATTTAGAGGTAATGTAGGTTAGAAAACAGGCACAGGGATAGAAAACATTCAGTTCCTGGTGGATTTCTGCACACAATGCATCTCAGTTACAGGTGGCAGCTGCTGGCCAGGTTGTGGTCCACTGGCAGGTCCTTGGCCATGGTCAGTAAACAAGTAGGACGCAAAGCCAGCGCCAACACACGCCAACATTTACACCTCTAGCCCctccgcacgcacacacacgcacacacacacacacacacgcatacaagCACATGCATTATCAACAAATTGGCCACTGCATGTGATGCAAAGCAGCAGCATGCAGTCGCCCTGCTTACATCACCAGCGAGCGGACACTGCAAcgactctttcttctttcttcctgcGAATGTTATTGATACACATGCAGGGGAGAGCGGCCAAAAAGCCTGCTCCCGTAGCCTGCCACAGACTACCACGGCGgaacacacagtccatccacGACGGGGAGAGGAGAATCGTGTTGAGCAGCACATACATAATCAGAATGGATGCCTGTGCAGTGCTGTTTGCAGACGCCGCAtatctcttaaaaaaaaaaaaaaaaaaaaaaaaaaaaaggaaagaaaaaggaaagaaagaaagaaagatgataTGGAATGGCGAATCAAGGCATTTCGCACCGGCTCTCCCCTTTCATCGCTGGAATGTGGGTACGCGTCGTGCACTCTGTTAACATTAATTCACCGGGACGTAATTTAGGCATAACGCAGGAGTCTGGTGATCATTAAcgcacaaaggaaaaaaaaagagggtggGAGAGCAGAAACGTGGCCACTAGGAATAGCTCCAAATGCAGAGTATAAGCATCCATTTTCCTTCTCCTTACCTATAATATCCAGCGATGCGTGCTCCCACTCTCACTCtcccctttcctttctctccctctgttttgtcGGTTTATGTTGCACGCTGACACGCACACCTCAGAGCCCAGGCGTCTGTCAACAGAGGCTTGTGCTGGCTCATATTGCAACGGACTccgataataacaataatgcaGAAGAAATCTCTTGCTATTCGttgcaggaggagaaaaaaaaaacaggggtgCCAACTGAAGACTGTACAAATTGATGCGTATACCCTCGCCTGTTCCCCACCCCCTTTcgccccctttttcttttttgccccCCTCTCCCACCCTACTcactccccctcttcctctaaGACGACttgcactttcttttttttatataattatttatatatatatataaacctcCCCGGTCTTACAGTCACAATTTTCAGCGGAGGGGTGAGCCAGAGCGAGGGATGCACGTCGggtgagagaaagggagagaggagagggcgTGATTTGCataaggagagaggggggaggctgaaggaggaggaggaggaggaggaggagaagaaggagggagaaagaggaagagaggcgcAGAGAGAGGGCCAAAATTCTGAAGAGGGAGGGGGATCGAGAGGGAgggtctctctctgtctgttgcCGAGTCCCTCCAGAGTCACCTTTACTGTATGGACAGGCTCTGCTCAGACTGAAGAACCACGTACGGCTTTATCTCACAGTGAACCCCGAGGAGGAAGACATGTCCACAGGCTCTTTGTTCTTATGGGCCTGATAGAGTTCAACGCCTAACAAGCTGAAAGGTGGactcaagagaaaaaaaaaaaaaaagaaagaaatgtgggGACATACTAATGACAAAGAAAGAATTCCAACTGGAATAATTAAGCAATTAACACGTGAACAATTAATCAAATATGTCTCGTGTGTCTTTTAGTGGCTCTGAGTCTAGTCTGGGGGAAAAGCTTGCAGCGGTGTGTCCAGTCAAGCGGCTCtgcagacctcctcctcctcctcctcccctctcctgtcgttcactccctctctctctctctccccccttcaCGCAGCCCCCTGTCCCGTCTCCTATTGTGTGGTAACCATGGAAACCCGGTCGGAGACTGTGCGCGGTGCGCCTGCGCGGCCCCAGACcttcctccatcatcatcaccaccgaCAGCACGGGCCCCGCTCGCGCTCCCTCTGCTGCTCGGCTCGTGTCAGGACAGCGCGTGGAGCGGTTAACCTCACCTGCAGCTACACGGGCGTCCTACATCGACATTTGACGCACAGGTGTGAGCTCGCGGCGGCTGTGAGATGGAACCAAGAAACGTACCTGATCCCGTATTTGTTTAATATGTAAATTCTTTTATTAGATGCGCTACTTTACTACAACTATTTTAAATGAAGATCTACAGTAGGCTGCTGTTCATATTTTGAAACTGCGGAAGAAAGGTGATGATTCAGCCTGTCTATTATTTAATCACAACAGAGTTATCaaattaatagaaaaatgtATCAGTGCAAAACAGTAAATGAGTGTATGTTCCTATTCTcctattaatatatatttttttatgtttttgtctgtagCCTACTCGAATGTTTTAaacccatttatttattttacaaagatagtgcatatatttattttgtctcatttACTGTAGCCTATACATTTTCCTCTACTTAACTTTGGTTGTTTTGTCACCAAAATGTAGTTATTTAGTTGCTTGATAGTCTGTAAATCATTTTGTACACTTGATATATTTACTCTTATATAACCTTTCTTACCTTATGGTATTTATGAATCAAACTTATATTTTTTGCATGGTCTTGCATGGTCTTGATCTGCTGCTGTAACAACTGAATTTTC contains:
- the atn1 gene encoding atrophin-1 isoform X1 — its product is MKTRTHKESMPMRSGRRRGASEERRGRRPHPSPTRPERSDRQTQRGAGEELAGNRFSRRSQGHDSSESEGEELVSPPKRQKVQDSASTPNPPTSTHSTDSSAPSTVPPPTSVASQSRESDNEDGQSQGSRSSVVGSLANSSSSLSSGRDIDQDNRSSSPSLSASPLGSLDSDSDGPDSPKQGEREKSKEGGAGKVAGEDRRVLREGRGEESCGDGEKRDVDARIEDCPSLKPPSTPCSSSGLTPSLRGAGDSSNDSNSGRKSYFSLDSKLMCKVEYGGPTGVEGALSGSRMTSKSSTQCVSKTTISGGDFSHNNSNIPHSLPPPLPPPPALKPLELGGQTLPSEVKTERDKIEKADKLLDKAQSAPPSLLPQTGPQPQSQTQPQTQPSTHPHHYSSTSWQGGTATGCQGSWGYTRYPGNHHPHQPQHQPPVQQQQLPSVYNPPSSRHSSSHPSYLPHPHPHPHREYLPRYAGGGGDRERGAAGERERGVRGECGGREINREFSAPIGNGSNNSSGGNSNSACGGMGGPNIQGREFGGLPVGQNRDFQVSGRDGPNLGPERRDFGPAFRDRDREREREGGREFNLPNQNQTRDFVPSGAGGGLPRDKDGSRWNEFGGQTRDVASNSNPNNSSIQQGNPPSSTSGLPVTPMLNRDPPASPQNNPSHPSHSSLPPHPHSHPPNSSNRDFPPPMDQTQTASSSADHFHREYPSTGGKDFPTATPSSTGTNREYLNSPGVTQSLGREYSGPGGTQHPHPPHPHYQSGPRDRERDSNLRESALYQNRGGPTQPPALSPSSSSSHHGHPANAPYPPPPPQPPLAPPQASHGQPPPSGMALGVRPPHYQSSAQTPPTPLSPLPSPSTNQMGAFSSFPPGSSSAPNIPIPAPGVSSSCSPGCRPSPFHGTLNNHPPFSGSYHSNGNSGSNMANNSSNSSAPNSNNSSSQSLSPQNVSKGPPPLNNSATNNNSISTPASTSGGDGHLESGPLPTPVIKEEPIEEREESESPPPMLRSPSPEPKPVDIPIHASQSARFHKVLDRGAGNSCARSDVLFVPLDGSKLWKKRNEMIERARREVEQRARDLREKERERERERERERELDRHLQQQKDINAAGGGRQGSSLFFPSSSSIILDPSSSSSSSSGNPVSHPPPHPQHHPSHPHAHLAPTHHLHPTLSHSIPHSLLLPSMSGTSAVVGGPQGALGIGLGGPYLGPDTPALRTLSEYARPHAMSPLGVASRAQAHHPQVHHGHPHVHPSFFLPQFQNHALGHPHHLPTDAATAAAILGFLYGGSLEGGPGVAGHPGVAGGPVPGGIGGAGLGGVGFPHAMAAHRDRIKPGFEFKSDERVYPPGSIADPAALALAHSHSHAHAHAHAHAHAHAHAHANAHAHAHSLLLGGGAAGANEVSLYGTPPPTAPPGPPHLQNPTLAPVTRPPNPPVPQSLSNPPPSSVLPPSLPSHPSSAPPAAPPAPAAPAAPPPVPPPPAPPTSNASSLHHPVPHSSFPSSLSSHLPPAPAPAAPPETYPTPTRSPASYERDRSGERERERERERERDRDRAALPAFGDRERERERERERGGSGGGGGGSGGGTGGASGGENLGRLQMLNVTPHHHQHSHIHSHLHLHQQDTAAGGVHPLMDPLASGSPLARLPYPGATIGTPILAHPLTDSEVLRQQLFGEEKAPRPCAPFRDLPQPSSLTGPMSAAHQLQAMQQAQSAELQIQRLALEQQWIHHHHHHSLTQDEYYSHLKKESDKTL